The Glycine soja cultivar W05 chromosome 8, ASM419377v2, whole genome shotgun sequence genome has a window encoding:
- the LOC114422352 gene encoding probable LRR receptor-like serine/threonine-protein kinase At1g51880 → MNDASLDQNPNLCESDPCIQQTNNKQPDGDQQKNKNNIVIPVVSSVAGVLVLLIIVAAAIICGLKRKKPQASDVNIYVETNTPNGSQFASKQRQYTFNELVKITNDFTRILGRGGFGKVYHGFIDDTQVAVKMLSPSAVRGYEQFLAEVKLLMRVHHRNLTSLVGYCNEENNIGLIYEYMANGNLDEIVSGKSSRAKFLTWEDRLQIALDAAQGLEYLHNGCKPPIIHRDVKCANILLNENFQAKLADFGLSKSFPTDGGSYMSTVVAGTPGYLDPEYSISSRLTEKSDVYSFGVVLLEMVTGQPAIAKTPDKTHISQWVKSMLSNGDIKNIADSRFKEDFDTSSVWRIVEIGMASVSISPFKRPSMSYIVNELKECLTTELARKYSGRDTENSDSIELVTLNFTTELGPPAR, encoded by the exons ATGAATGATGCTAGCCTGGATCAAAATCCAAATCTATGTGAATCTGATCCATGCATCCAGCAGACAAATAACAAGCAGCCAGATGGTGATCAAcagaagaacaaaaataatatagttatcCCGGTAGTATCATCAGTTGCTGGGGTTTTGGTGCTCCTAATAATTGTAGCAGCAGCTATAATCTGTGGCCTTAAAAGGAAAAAACCACAAG CATCTGATGTGAACATTTATGTTGAGACCAACACTCCAAATGGATCACAATTTGCATCCAAGCAACGGCAATATACATTCAATGAGCTTGTTAAGATCACCAACGACTTTACCAGAATTCTTGGTAGAGGTGGATTTGGAAAAGTTTATCATGGATTTATTGATGACACTCAAGTAGCTGTAAAGATGCTTTCTCCGTCAGCAGTACGAGGATATGAACAATTCCTAGCAGAG GTTAAACTTCTGATGAGAGTTCATCATAGAAATCTGACTTCTCTTGTTGGGTATTGCAATGAAGAAAACAACATAGGGCTCATCTATGAATATATGGCAAATGGAAACTTGGATGAAATTGTTTCAG GAAAAAGTAGTAGGGCAAAGTTCTTGACATGGGAAGACAGACTCCAAATAGCATTGGATGCAGCCCAAG GACTGGAATATCTGCATAACGGTTGTAAGCCACCAATAATCCACAGAGATGTGAAATgtgcaaatattttattaaatgaaaacttCCAAGCAAAATTGGCTGATTTTGGGCTATCCAAAAGCTTTCCCACAGATGGGGGATCTTATATGTCCACTGTTGTTGCTGGAACTCCCGGTTATTTGGATCCCGA GTACAGCATATCAAGCAGATTGACAGAGAAAAGTGATGTTTACAGCTTCGGAGTTGTTCTTTTGGAGATGGTCACAGGTCAGCCAGCTATTGCAAAAACACCTGATAAGACTCACATAAGTCAGTGGGTTAAATCCATGCTTTCCAATGgggatataaaaaatattgctgACTCAAGGTTTAAGGAAGATTTTGACACTAGCTCAGTCTGGAGAATTGTTGAAATCGGAATGGCTTCTGTGTCCATTAGTCCTTTCAAAAGGCCAAGTATGAGCTATATAGTGAACGAGCTAAAGGAGTGTTTGACGACAGAATTAGCTCGAAAATATAGTGGTCGTGACACTGAAAACAGTGACTCAATTGAGTTGGTCACTCTGAATTTCACAACTGAACTTGGTCCCCCAGCTAGGTAA
- the LOC114423951 gene encoding glucose-6-phosphate 1-dehydrogenase, chloroplastic-like → MLSDLGGKLSNRLFYLSIPPNIFVDVVRCASLKASSKDGWTRVIVEKPFGRDSESSSELTKSLKQHLTEDQIFRIDHYLGKELVENLSVLRFSNLDFEPLWSRNYIRNVQIIFSEDFGTEGRGGDFDHYGIIRDIMQNHLLQILALFAMETPVSLAAEDIRNEKVHPFCLFIVYLDNNISLLFQFSPPKCPIILWKDFSQYNDVH, encoded by the exons ATGTTATCTGATCTt GGTGGAAAGCTATCAAACAGATTGTTTTATTTGTCAATACCTCCAAACATATTTGTGGATGTGGTGAGATGCGCTAGTCTTAAAGCTTCTTCAAAAGATGGATGGACAAGGGTTATTGTTGAAAAGCCATTTGGTCGTGACTCAGAATCATCTAGTGAGCTAACAAAGAGTTTGAAGCAGCACCTCACTGAAGACCAAATATTCAG GATTGACCATTACTTGGGTAAGGAGCTCGTGGAGAATCTGTCAGTGCTTCGCTTTTCAAATCTTGATTTTGAGCCTCTATGGTCCCGGAATTACATTCGCAATGTGCAGATAATATTTTCTGAAGATTTTGGAACTGAAGGAAGAGGAGG TGATTTTGATCACTATGGAATCATTCGTGATATAATGCAAAATCATCTTCTGCAAATACTAGCATTGTTTGCAATGGAAACACCAGTCAGCTTGGCTGCTGAGGACATCAGAAATGAAAAGGTACATCCCTTTTGTCTATTCATAGTATACCtagataataatatttcattacTGTTTCAATTCAGTCCTCCTAAATGTCCTATAATCTTATGGAAAGATTTCAGCCAATATAATGATGTTCACTGA
- the LOC114423952 gene encoding LRR receptor-like serine/threonine-protein kinase IOS1 encodes MGMLLQFLYVLFGVLISVVLVQAQDQSGYTEKTTSIFYISDAKFIDAGVSKSISPAEKSTHLQQLAYVRSFPSGERNCYRINVTSGTKYLIRATFFYGNYDGLNQPPQFDLHLGPNLWDTVSFPNASLSEISEIIYTPSLDYIHPCLVNKGQGAPFISTIELRTLKNASYVTASAESLAYYRRYDLGSITNLVYRYNYDVYDRIWVPHGFNQWTQLSSTLNHDIFQNDYKLPEVVMSTAATPINASAPFQFYWDPDNVNEKFYIYMHFNEVKILAENETRTFNIFMNGKLFYGPLTPGYLTKNIIYSTSALTGATRYLFSLAKTGTSTLPPIMNAMEIYKVIDFAQSETEQDDGML; translated from the exons ATGGGAATGTTATTGCAGTTTCTTTATGTATTGTTTGGGGTACTTATTTCTGTGGTTCTGGTTCAAGCACAGGATCAATCAG GCTATACTGAGAAGACCACAAGCATATTTTACATTTCAGATGCCAAATTTATAGATGCTGGTGTAAGCAAGAGTATTTCACCAGCAGAGAAGAGTACTCATCTACAACAGCTAGCATATGTGAGGAGTTTTCCTAGTGGAGAGAGAAACTGTTACAGAATAAATGTAACCAGTGGTACTAAATATTTGATCAGAGCTACTTTCTTTTATGGAAACTATGATGGCCTCAATCAGCCACCACAATTTGATCTTCATCTTGGACCTAATTTATGGGACACAGTGAGCTTCCCCAATGCATCACTCAGCGAAATCAGTGAGATCATTTACACCCCATCACTAGATTACATACATCCATGTCTTGTTAACAAAGGTCAAGGGGCTCCATTCATTTCAACCATAGAATTGAGGACTTTGAAAAATGCTTCCTATGTCACAGCGTCAGCTGAATCATTGGCATACTATCGGCGATATGATTTAGGTTCCATCACCAACTTAGTATACAG GTACAACTATGATGTTTATGACCGCATCTGGGTGCCACATGGATTCAACCAGTGGACACAATTAAGCAGCACACTTAATCATGATATATTCCAGAATGATTACAAATTACCAGAAGTTGTCATGAGCACTGCTGCTACACCAATAAATGCTAGTGCTCCATTTCAGTTCTATTGGGATCCAGATAATGTGAATGAGAAATTCTACATCTACATGCACTTTAACGAGGTTAAAATTCTGGCAGAAAATGAAACTAGAACATTCAATATCTTCATGAATGGCAAGTTATTCTATGGACCTCTGACTCCTGGATATCTGAcgaaaaatatcatatatagtACATCAGCTTTGACCGGAGCTACAAGGTATCTATTTTCTCTTGCTAAGACAGGGACTTCTACCCTTCCACCCATCATGAATGCCATGGAGATTTATAAAGTAATAGATTTTGCTCAATCAGAAACTGAACAAGATGATGGTATGCTCTAA